In Mytilus edulis chromosome 3, xbMytEdul2.2, whole genome shotgun sequence, the genomic window CGTAAAATTTTCGTTTGTGTACCTTTTctcatggactggctcatatcagACTATTACCCTTAATAATGTATAACGTTAGGCATAGTATATTaatatgaaagacacaaaaatattgaaatgataaACACAGgataattaaatgataagcacaatataattaaatgataagcacaatatatattgaataattgatgttttgtttttaatactgactttatcagcaataatatcaagcgagccctTTTTGATATTTACTGTATCAGTATtaataatatcaagcgagccTAAAAGGGCGGGTTGATGAAGTTAGTAttaaaatattaacatgattaaatggcataattaaatgataagcacaatataattaaatgataagcacaatatatattgaataattgatgttttgtttttaatactgactttatcagcaaTAATATCAAGCGAGCTCTTTTTGATATTTACTGTATCAGTATtaataatatcaagcgagcccaCAAGGGCGGGTTGAAGAAGTTAGTATTAAAATATTAACCTGATTAAATGgcataatgattattttttttatcgtattgttTTAGCAATTGTTTTTAGTTTGAGATATGAATTTAACTGAAATTGTCATCAAAACTATTTTTACGCGTACAatctttttgataaatgttaattttatgcacaatattttaaaaataaacattttatttacaaactagATTTGGATGGCACGACTTTTACACATTTGTCctgtttttttacatgtatatctattaaattcatatttgtttttaccacaatatcaacatttaaaaaacctTGTCCTCCATATCCAATCATATTTTACCGCACGTCTCAGAGAAATAGAGTTTTCAGCACAAACATCTGAAGGTACCAATGAAGGGAAATCAGCAACCTCAAACTGATTTCTTGTATTAAAGATCCGAGCAGGAGTCCATTGCTATATGGCAAGGATCTCTCTTTCCTGGAACCACTTGTGGAATTGGTTTGAGATATATGTTGTTTTTCCTCTGCAATTTGCATTAACTTTTGAGCATACGTTTTTCTTCAACCCAAGCAACACCTGTGCCTGTGCCAAGCTTATTTGTTAGTAGCATAATGAGGTTCAAcactttgataaaatataaaggaaaaaaCTCATCACTTAAGAATCAAATAGTAGATCAGGAATGAAAACTGCATGTAAACTTAAACTTTCaaggaataagaaaaaaaatgttaatttgtttCATCATCTTTGGAgattttaattattgataatcactgaaatcatattagggaatttgtagaatactaATTAAAATTATCAGTGATTATGTGAAATCACTGGTAATTTTCAGGGAATCTGTATAAtcactaatgattttagtgattctacatagtccctgaaaaatcagggattctacataatcgctggttatacaaattcactgtaacatatatatatgataagtttaCCTTGTAAACATCAAAAGAATGCTGCTCCAATTCCATCATCAGGTGGAGTCCTCCTTCCTTGGCTGTTTCGGCGCTATTCCACAACAACCTCCAGAGGTGCGCCGGCTCAGGTGATCAATCTGAACCTGGAACTGGATGGCCTACACGGCTCCGATGTCTCAGCTGATCTTCTGTAACTGAATGCTGTTCTGTATATCTATATCTGTCCATTATCTACACAATAAATGTTCATTGTTTAACACTTTGTACTTTTCCACACTTCGTCTCTTTTCCTCCAAATCCACTGTGATGCCACTTCTGCTTCTCTACACACTTCTGTAATCAGTTTCTTCCTCTCTGCTCCTACCACTCCCAAGGTCCTAAGTGCCCGCCACATTGACTGTCCTGCAAAGCCCCTGCATCCGACTTCTATTGCCAAACACCACGTCCTCCATCCCCGCTGTTTGCAATCCTCTATTAGCTGCTGGTATTTTGCCATCTTTCTTTCATAAGCTTCCTCTATTCTGTCTTCCCATGGGACTGTCAGTTCCAGCAAGACCGCCTGCCTAGTTCCCTGTGACCAAATGACTATATCTGGTCTTAGCGATGTTGCTGCTATTTCTGCTGGGAAACTCATGCGTTGATGTATGTCTGCTGTCATCTGCCAGTCTGATGCTGTTCCAAGTATCCCTAAACCTTCTGCCTGGTTGTCTTTCTTTTCTCCAGCCCtcacaaaatttacaaatatgaTGTTCTTCTGCATCTTTCTCTTCTTTCTCCTGGTGGTATCCAACTTTGCTGCTATTGTTTTCAATACACTATCATGCCTCCATGTATATCTTCCATCTTTCAATGCGACTGGACATGCTGACAACACATGCTGTAGAGATGCTGGTTTGTCTTTGCATAAGGTGCATGTTGGGTCTTCTATCAACCCCCAGGTATAGAGGTTTGTTGGGCTTGGTAAAACATCATACACTGATCTTAGGAGAAAACTCAATCTGTATCCCTCCATACTCCAAATCTCGCTCCAGGTCAAAGCCCTGCTTCTAGCTCCTTGCCAATTCAACCAACTACCCTGCTGTTTCATTCCTACTGCCTTAACATTCCTACTCTCTTCTTCCATCTGTCGTATTTCCTGTTGCACCAGTTCCCTCCGTCCCTTCTCATTTGCTGTATCCCACCTTGGTTTTGTTGTCATACCAAATCCCTGTCTACCAACTGCGGTTACACCAACGATGACACTGTGCTTTAGTCTAGTCTCAGCTTCCTTAACTGCTTCCTCTGCTTTCCATTTCCTTCCTGTCCTGATCTTTACTTTGGCTCCTCTCACTTTAGCATCTTTGCTGTCTCTCAACGTCATAACCTGTCTTGTCTTTGTAACTTTATACTCTTCTGTCAATGCCTTCATTGGTAATTGTAGCTTTGTTCCTGTGCTGTACAATCCAATGCTGCTGAAACTTCTTGGCACACCCAACCATCTTCTTAGGCATGCACTGATCTTTCTCTCTAAGGCCTCCACTTTGGACAATGGGAAC contains:
- the LOC139515524 gene encoding uncharacterized protein, which encodes MGEVQEQLVEWLTKIDKSGLPGRYKAWIYQHGVLPRILWPLLVYEFPLSKVEALERKISACLRRWLGVPRSFSSIGLYSTGTKLQLPMKALTEEYKVTKTRQVMTLRDSKDAKVRGAKVKIRTGRKWKAEEAVKEAETRLKHSVIVGVTAVGRQGFGMTTKPRWDTANEKGRRELVQQEIRQMEEESRNVKAVGMKQQGSWLNWQGARSRALTWSEIWSMEGYRLSFLLRSVYDVLPSPTNLYTWGLIEDPTCTLCKDKPASLQHVLSACPVALKDGRYTWRHDSVLKTIAAKLDTTRRKKRKMQKNIIFVNFVRAGEKKDNQAEGLGILGTASDWQMTADIHQRMSFPAEIAATSLRPDIVIWSQGTRQAVLLELTVPWEDRIEEAYERKMAKYQQLIEDCKQRGWRTWCLAIEVGCRGFAGQSMWRALRTLGVVGAERKKLITEVCREAEVASQWIWRKRDEVWKSTKC